A portion of the Bosea sp. NBC_00550 genome contains these proteins:
- a CDS encoding response regulator transcription factor, with product MEAIYYMPTLIYIVDGDAASRAENDNMLRASGYKTRSYGSAEEIFRQLPDDKNAGCIVIDRQARDTAPSDILDRLSKAGFGLPVIFLAEHSDIRACVNAIKAGAEDFLTKPVEPQEFLEAIDRAIARHRLTMEQEVWARAGMARLNQLTPRERQVFDRVVRAKKNKQVAFELGTTERTVKAHRQKMMEKMQVRSVAELVSCAERLGLVRPRALRVSS from the coding sequence ATGGAAGCCATCTATTACATGCCTACTCTCATCTATATCGTCGACGGCGACGCTGCATCTCGGGCCGAAAACGACAACATGCTCCGGGCCAGCGGCTATAAAACCCGGAGTTATGGCAGCGCCGAAGAGATTTTTAGGCAGCTGCCGGATGATAAGAATGCAGGCTGCATCGTCATCGACAGGCAAGCTCGCGACACAGCTCCATCCGACATTCTAGATCGCTTGAGCAAGGCCGGCTTTGGTCTGCCGGTTATCTTCCTGGCCGAGCACAGCGACATTCGGGCGTGCGTCAACGCGATCAAGGCGGGGGCCGAAGACTTCCTCACCAAGCCAGTCGAGCCCCAAGAATTCCTCGAGGCGATCGACCGGGCGATCGCACGACACCGGCTCACCATGGAGCAGGAAGTCTGGGCGCGCGCGGGTATGGCTCGACTGAATCAATTGACTCCACGCGAGCGGCAGGTCTTTGACCGCGTCGTACGGGCCAAGAAGAACAAGCAGGTCGCATTCGAACTCGGGACGACGGAGCGCACTGTGAAGGCGCATCGTCAAAAGATGATGGAGAAGATGCAGGTCCGCTCTGTAGCCGAACTCGTATCCTGCGCGGAACGGCTGGGCCTCGTCCGCCCCCGAGCGTTGCGGGTGTCCAGCTAA
- a CDS encoding universal stress protein, whose product MYKHILIATDDSELARKGLEHGLALAKPLGAKVTVLTVSAPLRPELASAARQQIDEFIKDRITSIEQRASENGVTVDLEHEIDVSPAAAIVRLAKLKGCDLIVMSSHGRRGIQKVVLGSQTSEVLASTTIPALVIR is encoded by the coding sequence ATGTACAAACACATTCTGATCGCCACAGACGACTCCGAACTTGCTCGCAAGGGTCTTGAACATGGCTTGGCGCTCGCCAAGCCGCTCGGGGCGAAAGTCACCGTTCTGACCGTTTCGGCGCCCCTGCGCCCGGAGTTGGCATCTGCAGCCCGTCAGCAGATTGATGAGTTCATCAAGGATCGCATTACTTCCATAGAGCAACGCGCGTCCGAAAACGGCGTCACGGTAGATCTGGAACACGAGATCGATGTCTCTCCAGCCGCGGCAATCGTCCGATTGGCGAAGCTCAAGGGCTGTGACCTCATCGTGATGTCCTCTCATGGCCGGCGAGGCATACAGAAAGTCGTGCTGGGGAGCCAGACGTCTGAGGTGCTGGCAAGTACAACTATCCCTGCACTGGTGATCCGGTAG
- a CDS encoding multidrug effflux MFS transporter: MKLRPDTLAMTAMLAMLTALGPLSTDFYLPSLPDIVQVMQTDIAGAQATLSVFLFGFAGGQIFWGPLSDRIGRRPVLLVGLGIFLVATLACAFAPSIEALTSARAVQALGASGPIVLSRAMVRDLYDGPRAGRELARMGMIMGVVPAIAPVLGGVLQQAFGWRSTFVASLAFAAALVAMVTFLLPETIRSRSREPLSLVSIISGLGTLLASRAFRVYVALTALAYGGLFAFISGSSFVLIDIHGLTPVQYGLSFSLVVLGFILGTILAQRLVARQGMDGVIALGVRFLAGGGLAMLVCVAGGFGGVAGVVLPMALYTCGVGLTMPQAQASAMMPFPDRAGAASSFTGICQMLFSACVGLLVGHSLKSGALPLPLVMSAIGVAALVLFRASAAVRAARI, encoded by the coding sequence ATGAAACTGCGCCCCGACACGCTGGCGATGACCGCCATGCTGGCCATGCTGACGGCGCTCGGCCCGCTCTCGACCGATTTCTACCTGCCCTCGCTGCCTGACATCGTCCAGGTGATGCAGACCGACATCGCCGGCGCGCAGGCGACGCTGTCGGTCTTCCTGTTCGGCTTCGCCGGCGGCCAGATCTTCTGGGGACCACTTTCCGACCGGATCGGCCGCAGGCCGGTGCTGCTGGTGGGGCTCGGCATCTTTTTGGTGGCGACGCTGGCCTGCGCCTTCGCGCCCTCGATCGAGGCTCTGACCAGCGCCCGCGCGGTCCAGGCGCTTGGCGCGTCGGGACCGATCGTGCTCAGCCGCGCCATGGTGCGCGATCTCTATGACGGGCCACGTGCCGGCCGCGAACTGGCCCGCATGGGCATGATCATGGGGGTGGTGCCAGCGATTGCGCCGGTGCTCGGCGGGGTGCTGCAGCAGGCCTTCGGCTGGCGCTCGACCTTCGTCGCCTCGCTGGCCTTCGCCGCTGCCCTGGTGGCGATGGTGACGTTCCTCCTGCCCGAGACGATCCGGAGCCGCTCGCGCGAGCCGCTCTCGCTGGTCTCCATCATCAGCGGCTTGGGCACGCTGCTCGCGAGCCGTGCCTTTCGCGTCTATGTCGCGCTGACGGCGCTGGCGTATGGCGGGCTCTTCGCCTTCATCTCCGGCTCGTCCTTCGTACTGATCGACATCCATGGTCTGACGCCGGTCCAGTATGGCCTGTCCTTCAGTCTCGTCGTGCTCGGCTTCATTCTCGGCACGATCCTCGCGCAGCGTCTCGTCGCCCGCCAAGGCATGGACGGTGTCATCGCGCTCGGCGTGCGGTTCCTCGCCGGCGGAGGCCTTGCCATGCTGGTCTGCGTCGCTGGCGGTTTCGGCGGCGTGGCCGGCGTTGTCCTGCCGATGGCGCTCTACACTTGTGGCGTCGGGCTGACCATGCCGCAGGCGCAGGCCTCGGCGATGATGCCCTTCCCGGATCGCGCCGGGGCGGCCTCATCTTTCACCGGGATCTGCCAGATGTTGTTCTCGGCCTGCGTCGGCCTCCTCGTCGGCCATTCGCTAAAGAGCGGCGCGCTGCCGTTGCCCCTGGTGATGTCGGCGATCGGCGTCGCCGCGCTCGTGCTGTTCAGGGCGAGCGCCGCCGTGCGGGCGGCCAGGATCTAG